Proteins from a single region of Orcinus orca chromosome 20, mOrcOrc1.1, whole genome shotgun sequence:
- the LOC101272604 gene encoding zinc finger protein 112, protein MIKFQEPVSFKDVAVVFTEGELGLLDSAQRKLYRDVMLENFRNLLSVGNQPFKPELIFQLEREEELLMMETETQREGCSGTKSQHNMESIQEVGLSCLSPKELSTWQTWQQGAGRLTGCQDSMKIFQENISQLQKQGDSPCQVWAGIPIQISEDENYVLTHIGDGSHDIKSQEFPPWRAQHSWRKMYLTESRNYQCRCQKISMKNDFCMSESISWISHHNDNLGVHRTEKIYSCHDCGEDVMKVSLLNQDLIQTGQKPYPGNEYRKAFNNDSSSEVLQQLHLEGKPCTYSPCGKDCSYSSVLHTHQSVCRGDNCVSESSHLQCHQKVQADEVAFKYEYGENVNQCSSHNTYELTHTGEVSNRCNIYEKGFSHSLDLSSSFRVHTEQEPYEFEENGNAFNQNSCLRTHQKIQTEEKLYTDVECEKGFICNSDCNIQHRVHMEEIPYNSEVCGNGFSLASHFQDLQIVHTREQPYKHYTCGNSFSHNSYLQGHQKIHIGEKPYKECGNGFNWNSKPKDHQRVHTGEKPYKCNACGKVFSHRSILNVHQRVHTGEKPFKCEECDKGFSRSSYLQAHQRVHTGEKPYKCEECGKGFSRSSYLQGHQRVHTGEKPYKCEECGKGFSRSSHLQGHQRVHTGEKPFKCEECGKGFSWSFNLQIHQRVHTGEKPYKCGECDKGFSKASTLLAHQRVHTGEKPYQCDECGKSFSQRSYLQSHQSVHTGERPYICEVCGKGFSQRAYLQGHQRVHTRVKPYKCEMCGKGFSQSSRLEAHQRVHTGGKPYKCEMCTKGFSESSRLQAHQRVHTEGRPYKCEQCGKGFSGFSSLQAHHRVHTGEKPYKCEVCGKGFSQRSNLQAHQRVHTGEKPYRCDACGKGFRWSSGLLIHQRVHSGDTFYKSEEYGKDYLSSENPYKSEIL, encoded by the exons ATGATCAAGTTCCAG GAGCCAGTGTCCTTCAAGGACGTGGCCGTGGTCTTCACCGAGGGGGAGCTGGGGCTGCTGGACTCTGCCCAGAGGAAGCTGTACCGAGACGTGATGCTGGAGAACTTCCGGAACCTGCTCTCAGTGG GGAATCAGCCCTTCAAACCGGAGCTTATATTCCAgctggagagagaagaagagCTTTTGATGATGGAGACGGAGACCCAGAGAGAAGGGTGTTCAG GAACCAAGAGTCAACATAATATGGAAAGTATTCAAGAAGTGGGATTAAGCTGCCTTTCCCCCAAAGAGCTTTCCACCTGGCAGACCTGGCAACAAGGTGCAGGCAGGTTAACTGGGTGTCAAGATTCGATGAAAATTTTTCAAGAGAATATTTCTCAGCTGCAAAAACAAGGCGATTCCCCCTGCCAAGTTTGGGCAGGAATACCGATTCAGATTTCTGAAGATGAGAACTACGTATTGACTCATATAGGAGATGGTTCCCATGACATAAAAAGTCAAGAATTTCCCCCTTGGAGAGCCCAGCATTCCTGGAGGAAAATGTATCTTACAGAGTCACGTAATTATCAGTGTAGATGTCAGAAAATTTCCATGAAAAATGATTTCTGTATGTCTGAAAGTATCAGTTGGATCTCACATCACAATGATAATCTGGGTGTACACAGAACAGAAAAAATCTATAGCTGCCATGACTGTGGAGAAGATGTCATGAAGGTTTCATTGCTTAATCAAGACTTAATTCAGACAGGGCAAAAGCCCTACCCTGGTAATGAGTACAGAAAAGCCTTCAACAATGACTCCAGTTCTGAAGTTCTTCAGCAGTTACACTTAGAAGGCAAGCCCTGTACCTACAGTCCATGTGGAAAGGACTGTAGTTACAGTTCAGTTCTTCATACTCATCAAAGTGTTTGTAGAGGAGATAACTGTGTTTCTGAGAGTTCACATCTGCAATGCCATCAGAAAGTACAAGCAGACGAGGTGGCATTTAAATATGAATATGGTGAGAATGTCAATCAGTGTTCCTCTCATAACACATATGAACTCACTCACACAGGAGAGGTGTCCAACAGATGCAACATTTATGAGAAGGGCTTCAGTCATAGCTTAGACCTTAGTAGTAGTTTTAGGGTCCATACTGAGCAGGAGCCCTATGAATTTGAGGAGAATGGGAATGCCTTTAACCAGAATTCTTGCCTTCGAACCCATCAGAAAATCCAAACTGAAGAGAAACTATACACAGATGTGGAGTGTGAGAAGGGTTTCATTTGTAACTCAGATTGTAACATTCAGCACAGAGTTCACATGGAAGAGATTCCGTATAATTCTGAGGTGTGTGGTAATGGCTTCAGTCTGGCCTCACATTTTCAAGACCTTCAGATAGTCCACACCAGGGAACAACCATATAAACATTATACATGTGGTAACAGCTTCAGCCACAATTCATACCTTCAAGGCCATCAGAAAATTCACAttggagagaaaccttacaagGAGTGTGGGAACGGCTTCAATTGGAATTCAAAACCTAAAGATCATCAGAGagtccacactggagagaagccaTACAAATGCAACGCATGTGGTAAAGTCTTCAGTCACAGATCAATTCTTAATGTTCATCAGAGGGTCCACACGGGAGAGAAACCTTTTAAATGTGAGGAGTGTGATAAGGGATTCAGTCGGAGTTCATACCTTCAAGCCCATCAGAGagtccacactggagagaaaccataCAAGTGTGAGGAGTGTGGGAAGGGATTCAGTCGGAGTTCATACCTTCAAGGCcatcagagagttcacactggagagaaaccataCAAGTGTGAGGAGTGTGGGAAGGGGTTCAGTCGGAGTTCACACCTTCAAGGCcatcagagagttcacactggagaaaagccATTCAAGTGTGAGGAGTGCGGGAAGGGATTCAGTTGGAGCTTTAATCTTCAAATTCATCAGAGGgttcacacaggagagaaaccctataagTGTGGAGAATGTGATAAGGGCTTCAGTAAGGCCTCAACTCTTCTGGCCCATCAGAGAGTCCACACAGGAGAGAAGCCATACCAATGTGATGAGTGTGGTAAGAGCTTCAGTCAGAGATCGTACCTTCAAAGCCATCAGAGTGTCCACACTGGCGAGAGACCATATATATGTGAGGTATGTGGGAAGGGCTTCAGTCAGAGAGCATATCTTCAAGGTCATCAGAGAGTCCACACCAGAGTGAAGCCATACAAATGTGAGATGTGTGGGAAGGGCTTTAGTCAGAGCTCACGCCTTGAAGCACATCAGAGGGTCCACACAGGAGGGAAACCGTACAAATGTGAGATGTGCACAAAGGGTTTCAGTGAAAGTTCACGCCTTCAAGCACATCAGAGGGTCCACACAGAAGGGAGGCCCTATAAATGTGAACAGTGCGGTAAGGGTTTCAGTGGGTTTTCAAGTCTTCAAGCCCATCACAGAGTCCACACTGGGGAAAAGCCATACAAATGTGAGGTGTGTGGTAAGGGCTTCAGTCAGAGATCAAACCTCCAGGCTCATCAGAGAGTCCACACGGGAGAGAAACCATACAGATGTGATGCGTGTGGTAAGGGTTTCCGTTGGAGCTCAGGTCTTCTAATTCATCAAAGAGTCCATAGTGGTGATACATTCTATAAAAGTGAAGAGTATGGTAAGGATTATCTTTCTTCAGAGAATCCATACAAAAGTGAAATTCTGTAA